The following proteins are encoded in a genomic region of Peptococcus niger:
- the pdxS gene encoding pyridoxal 5'-phosphate synthase lyase subunit PdxS codes for MISEFTKGVFLLKDLTQNFIGGVIMDVTCVEQAKIAEAAGAVAVMALERVPADIRAEGGVSRMSDPEMILEIKNAVKIPVMAKCRIGHFVEAQVLEAIGVDYIDESEVLTMADEENHINKHKFNTPFVCGARNLSEALRRIAEGAKMIRTKGEAGTGDIVQAVTHMRAITREIARVGALDEDELFTAARDLQVPVDLLKYVHEHKKLPVVNFSAGGVATPADAALMVQLGAEGVFVGSGIFKSNNPEKRAKAIVNTVKNYNDPAKIADYSRNLGEAMVGINCDEIKTQMAERGV; via the coding sequence ATGATTTCAGAATTTACAAAAGGGGTGTTTTTGTTGAAAGATTTGACACAAAATTTTATTGGCGGCGTTATTATGGATGTTACCTGCGTTGAACAGGCTAAAATTGCCGAAGCAGCAGGTGCTGTTGCGGTCATGGCCTTGGAAAGAGTGCCGGCGGATATTCGCGCCGAAGGTGGCGTGTCGCGGATGAGTGACCCGGAAATGATTTTGGAAATTAAAAATGCGGTCAAGATTCCGGTGATGGCGAAATGCCGCATTGGGCATTTTGTTGAAGCGCAAGTTTTAGAGGCCATCGGCGTTGATTATATTGATGAGTCGGAAGTTTTAACGATGGCTGATGAAGAAAACCACATCAATAAGCACAAGTTTAATACGCCCTTTGTTTGCGGGGCTAGAAACTTGTCTGAAGCCCTACGGCGCATTGCTGAAGGGGCCAAAATGATTCGGACCAAAGGTGAGGCCGGTACGGGCGATATCGTTCAAGCGGTGACGCACATGCGGGCAATCACCAGAGAAATTGCCCGGGTTGGCGCGCTGGATGAGGACGAATTATTTACGGCGGCCAGAGATCTTCAGGTGCCGGTTGACTTGCTCAAGTACGTGCATGAGCATAAAAAGTTGCCGGTGGTGAACTTTTCAGCAGGTGGCGTTGCAACGCCGGCCGATGCGGCCTTAATGGTTCAGCTGGGCGCCGAAGGGGTCTTCGTTGGATCAGGCATCTTTAAATCCAACAACCCTGAAAAACGCGCGAAAGCGATTGTAAACACCGTTAAGAATTACAATGACCCGGCCAAAATTGCAGACTACTCTCGGAATCTTGGCGAGGCCATGGTGGGCATCAATTGTGATGAAATCAAAACGCAAATGGCAGAGCGTGGCGTATAA